Sequence from the Solea senegalensis isolate Sse05_10M linkage group LG1, IFAPA_SoseM_1, whole genome shotgun sequence genome:
cacagcaaaagttcagtgagtttttatttgtgtttggtacaaagcaaatactgatactTGTTGTCTGTAgctgtttgtgcatgtgtgggatTTCCTAAATGTCCTTGAACACACcatcacacctcctcctccgtgcTTCACGGTGGGAACCATTCATGTAGAGACCAACCGTTCACCTTTTCTGCGTCGCACAATGACACGGCAGGTGGAACCAAAGACCTCAAATTTGGACTCATCAGCCCAAAGCACAGATTTCAAATCTCTTGTGCTTGTTGCTTTTCTTTAGTTGTGGTTTTTAGCAGCTATTTGACCATAAAGGCCTGATTCACGCAGTCTCCTCTGACCAGTTGATGTAGATGTGATGTGTTTGCCACTAGAACTCTGTGTTGGCTCTAATCTGAGGTGCTGTTGTGATGTCGGAGGCTGGTGACTCTTGGTCTTTTCCTGGGGCAGTACTCATGTGAGCCAGTTTCGCGCTTGATGGTTTTTGCGTCTGCACTTGGGGACAcattcaaagttgttttttttttgcaattttccGAACTGATTGACCTTCATTTCTCAAAGTAATTATGGACTGTCATTTCTCTTTACTTAGCTGATTGGTTCTTACCATAATATGAATTCAAACAGTTGTCAAATAAGCCTGTCAGCTGTGTACCAACCTGACTTCGGCACAACACAACTGATTGTCCCAACCCCATTAAGAAGGCAAGAAATTCCGCAAATTAACCCTGTCAATGCACACCTGTGAAGTGCAAACCAAGTGACTACATCATGAAGCTCATTGAGAGAAGGCCAAGGGTTTGCAATGCTGTCTACAAAGCAAAGGGTGACTACTTCGAGGAATCTAAAATATGAAACGTGTTATTTCACACTTTTGTTTAGTACATAATtccatgtgttcattcatagtGTTGATGCCTTCTGTGAGAATCTACAATGTAATtagtcatgaaaataaaaaaaacattaaatgagaaGGTGTGTCCAAACCTTTGACTGGTCATGTGTATTATCATGTGGTTGTTACTTTCCTATCAAGACATTTTAGGAAAGAGAGTATATGACTaaacatgaaaataattcaatatAAATAGGCTTTTGTGAGTCCACTTTTATATTCAGCCGTTGACTGATGTTTTcgttccctgtttttttttctgttacagGGACCAGTTATTCCCCTCAAGAAAATTCTCACAACCACAGCTCCCTTCATAGCTCCAACTCCCATTCAAACCCCAGCAAGACCTCAGACACAGTAAGTGTAGCCTCTgcatggaggcagatgatcattaaacattgtttttccaGTACACTgctttgaattgttttttggtTCTCACTGTTCAGTAGTGTCACCGTTTTTAACATTAGGTTCTGTTGAGTCTTTACACTCTTGATGTAAAGACAGACAGTAACTCTTGGTAAATGTTATATTGTTAAAGGtttaattgttatttaatgGTACTATATTATGTTAATTATCgaaacattttatatcagaagcCAGAGATTTAATTAGTTTCCACATGCTTCAATCAACATTTCccattttaacagttttattttcttacatacACGCATGTAGCCTTCGTGTTATTAGATTACAACTAGAAAAGGCATATTACAGAATAATACAGCAGTCTTCTAATTGATTctccttgacacacacacactcggctGTGCCGCTCACCCCTCTCTTGCTCAACTACTTTCACAAGACTAgcacatatagacacacactCAATTGTGGCTCTTGCTGGAACAGTCACTCAGAGTCATgcataaaaaaatatcattgtATCTCATTGTTGTAAGATTCATTGTATTAGATTGAGCTAGACGTATCATTGCAGTTCTACATTCTTCTGCAGTTTCAAAATGTTTCTACTTGCAAAATATGCACACATGTACCAGGAGTCACATTAACCGAGAATTCTCTGTCATTGACGGATATTTTTCTACCATGACAGAAAAATCTGATGGCTAGAGAGGTTGATCTACAGTGACTTGGAATAATTCACACATAACACAGTCATATTCCAAGCTCTCTCTCTTgtgctgtcattcattgtcttgtgtttggagattgtttgacagttaCAGATTAACTCTAATCAGTAATCAAATCACATTCATTTATCCATTCTttaattgttctttttaaaacatcGACCTCGACAGCACAACAGAGGTGGAATATTTACCACCGTAAAAGGCCACCACTGAGCACAAAGCTGTAGTCACCATACAGTGGTATTTAAAGACCTAAGTGTTTAACGTTGGTTACTTGGAACATTATGAAatctttcatgtctttgttcATCTCAAGCGGCATTACAAGGTCATCCATGAGACCTTGTAAACAGATTTGCATGTTCTTTGTTTGCCTTCATCTTGTTAAACAATTGCTTCTTATTTTTCAGTCTCACGAACCTGGTGATGACTGGTCCGAGCACATCAGCTCATCTGGAAAGAAGTACTATTACAACTGCAGGACAGAGGTGTCCCAGTGGGAGAAGCCCAAAGAGTGGCTTGAAAGGTAGCTCGAAATATTTAGAATGAGTATATGATTATATTGACATATGAAGGACACACGACTAATAATTATTTCACAGGGAGCATAGGCAAAAGGAGTCAACTAAGACTGCGGTTGTCAACAGTTTCCCCAAAGACAGGGACTACAGAAGGGAGACTATGCAATCAACGGCAGCCCCAACTGGTTCCAGTAAGTCCTGCTCCTTTAAACGTCTAAATTGAAATTTTAAACTAGTAAAGTAAAGCTATGTTTATTCACCAGTTTGCAGTGAGTTTTTTAATGCGTTTttgaattttatatttatatttccttTGCTTGTTCAAAATATCATGtgtgaactctctctctccccatcttAAAAGTCTATCTTCTTGCCTCAGAAGATGCACTTGCCTCAGTGCCCTGAGCTTAAATACTGTGTAAAACAAATtcagagtttctcctcttcacacattttatGTTAGAAAATGGTGGCTGAGAACATGGGGAAAACTTTCCTTGTGGAGTAAGGAATTGTGaagtaaagactgaaaacagtttttctCCAGTGTTCTGTTGTAAATACACCCGAGGACGGATTGTTATctgatctgccaaaccacttcaggaggTGGTCGCCTCGGTGTGTTTCCACTCCGCCAACAAGCGCTACGGGAATGGGAATATTTTGGTGCCTCCGACCTAATGTGAAAGTGGCAACAAAACTTTGGTCTCCTCTGCTTTCGTTGGTTTTCAGTTTGACGCTTGAAGTCGCACTATTGTATGGACTAGGGATTGGCaatatggattaaaaaaaatgtatcccGATCATTTCTGGTATTTATCACGGTCACGATTAAAATGACGACAAACAAACACCTAATCTTTTTGACCATAAATCTATCAccaaaatgataataaagaaGTGATATTGCTAGGTTTTCAATGTAATGTGTCCTAGGACCCAAGGGTGGTCTTTTAGATGGGTCCCAGGGACATTTTATCAGCCCCAGGAAATAATTCTCCCATTTTCAATGACCTTTTGGTTTGTCATTTTGGCTGATGACACATAATTAATAAGTATCTTTCACGTGCTTACTAATCACTTTCCCACTCACTTCTGTCAGATATTCACCATACAAAAAGATAATGAGGAAAACtcattatcttatcttaactctATAAGAAGAAAAGGCAATTCTTATTTTTGAAACCCATACAGTTGTTTATATCTctgattcactttaaatcaGATCTATCGTAAATGTAAATCTGAATATATTTGACATATGCTAACTGAAAATCACAAATGGACAACAACAGGACTTGAACATGacagaaataactgaaaaataTCTCTTAAACATACTTTTGAGGGCCAGATATTCTCCTCTGTTCAGGTTTGCTGAACATTGTGTATTATAACTGCaggtgcacgcacacacgcacctGTTTACGTCTGTTTAGCATTGGAACGGTGTTCAGCGCCACCCTCCCGTGGAAAACTAGCGAGACGAACAAATTGGACAGAGGGATaagattgatttttttgtcttttcccaGCAGGCTAAAGGTGCTAAAGTTAGACCCACAGACTGTAGCCTGTGCACGTAAACAGTTGAACTGAAAGTGACACACCGTAGTAACGTagtttaatgtcaaaatgtataGAGGTTGGCAGGTCTGTGTATCGCCCATCCTTAGTATGAACTCCTCTGCATTGTATTGTGTTCTATTGTAGCAAAGAGGAGCCCATATAATAGTGCAACTTCACATGCggcaaatgtttttgttgatatGGCAGTGCACAGAGGGGGATGACGGTGATCGGATAGCAAttggatcttgatgtggacacctgAGATGTATGTTAATatcaggtgtaaatgcatgtggtgaagcgtTATCCGATCaacatctgatcacagaaaGTGTCTTCCCTTGatgccaaaacacacaaaagctgtgccacttcatttaaaattccTAAATATGAGGAAAAGTAGGGAAGAAGAACATAATAAAAGAGCAGAGGCCTGCTGTGAGGCTACAGATAATGCTGATAAAGTAATAGAggagagcaggactgtagctaaaTCATTGCAGATGGAgggactttttttaatcattcatatTTGGTAAGGTGGTTAGTAACACACACTGCCCTGTGGGGTGACCAAGTCAGAAGAGATGTTCACTTTATCTGGGCTTTAAGTAATGTTAAGTCAATGATGACAGTTGTTGAGCTGACCTTTGGCTGATGAATGCTAAGGAACTGCTTACCAAAAGACTGAGACTACAAATGGCTGAGTGATGTGAGCTGCTGTAGCTTTAAGCTGTGTCTGTGCACTCAAGTTCGTTGACCAGAGCCGGCCCATGGCATAAAAGAACTAAGACGTAGTTAAATCTGCTTTTCCTTATGTCACACTTAACCTCTCAATTTGGCAGGATTGGATTAcatttctcctcttccttcctttgTCATTTGATGttaatgctgagtcagcagttccagctggttttttttcccacattaaGAGCCTTCTGTAGAGTTTTGTAACTGACTTTATAGTATGTCCTATCAAGCAAGTTGGGTTCATCTTCATTTTGTgatgttaattaaatattagCTGTAAAAGACAAAGGTGAAGTGTTCTAAATTTCATGTTAACTCGTATGCTGACTAAAGTCAAGCTAATCTAAGGTGGACTgtcatacctggataatgcaattcatagtcgattactcctgcatgtgtacgCTTAGTCGGATTGATGTCGGACACCTATGGAGGCAGAGTCGACGCACTAAGTCGCTATCTTCCCCACCCCTcttttgtgtgttcttgtatttgttacctctgtaggaccttttctggcataaatactgACTTGGTCAGAACCAGTAGGAacccaaacctggtcctaacacCTAATTTCTGATGAACTGAGTAGGTGTCGGGCTAGATTTTAATTGTTggtaggttaaggttagggttaggcattaactggtaatGTTTAATATTCGGGGTAAGGCTTTGATTAggttgttcaaatgaatggaagttgaTGTAGACTCCTTAGAAGGATACATGTAGCTGTGCAAACTTGGGTATTAAGTAAACAGAGATGACTCACTCGCTCTCTTGCTCTCAAATCTGACTCGTctgacaacaaaacacatttatctttgAGTCCATCTCAAATGAGTTGGTGCCCAGAGGACTGTGACTGAGACTTTACTGCACAAAATGCATATATTACTTCCCTCTTTGTGGTACAGTTTCAGGTTGTATTTCTAAACGCAGCAATTGAGTGATGACTTTTTTCAAGGTAATCTTGAGCTCACATGGATGCGTCCATCACAGTGGCTTGAAGGTTTCTCATGATACAGCCCGAGGGCTTGAAGTCCGATTCAACTTGTATTATCTGTCGATTTAAGATTTACGTAATTCAACAAATTACAGACTATACCGCGTGGTGCTCTGAAAAGGGGAATAATGTGGATTTCTTAAACAGCCTCTACCAACTAAACTGAAATCCTTCTTTCTGCTGACTTCACAGAGTCATCCCAAGTAGAGAAGCCCCCAACAACTATTGCTACCCAGTCCCAGTCATCCTCCTCAAGCTCAGGGAGCTTGAATCCCTCATCGGGGCCCGCTGGATCATCAGCATCCACGGTGCCTGTGTCTCCAGTCCTGCAGTCATCGGCTCCTCCACTACTCCAGGACCCCACCCTGCTTCGCCAGCTTCTCCCAGCACTTCAGACTGCCCTGCAGCTCAACAATGCCAGTGTGGACATGGGGAAAATCAATGAAGGTAATAAAAAAGCAGATCTGTAATGCAAATAGATCATTCTGGAAGCTTTGGTTGCGTTGTTTAATGAGCCATCATTGTGTTATTTGTATTGTCTTCTCAGTGTTACAGACTTTGTCATGAGAAAATAATCTGTCCCACTGTTGTGGGTGCTTTATTGAACCTTTTTTATGATATCTCTATAGTGTGATGCGGTTCGTGGTGGTGTGTTGGCGGAGAATCCCCCATGGTGGATGCTTTGCTTGAAAATAACTTGTTTGTACAGCAGGGCGTCTTGCCATGTCTGAAGGCAAAACTGTTAATAGCCCTTCAAACTGATGCACTTGAAAATGAGAGTAAACGCCAGCTGTGAGAGTAGTGACACAGTAATTGTAAATAAGGGGATAAAAACGGTCCCTTGGATAGTCTGTCCCAGAAGGCTGCAGCTGAAGGGCTGAAATCATGCCACATGTATTTGCAGGCAGGGGTTGTATGCCACGGGCTGTGACGGTGTTCATGTATTGTCAGCTTTAGCATTTAGCCGTTCTTATGAGAGAAAACCAGTTAAAGGGATATTTAAAAGGGATTGTACCTCATAcaagtgtgattgtatgaggtaCCGACACTTAGGCGAAGGGGCTGCACAGAGCAGTGCTGACTTAAAAGAACCAGGACAAGGGAGCTGCTGAGTTCAAAAACCCCAAGATACAAACTTATGCATATGAACTTACTGATGGTGATACCAGTGGATCAActcctgtttgctgtgatgtaaaatagcagattttctctatggacttaaGTCCAGGGAGTGTGTTCATAAGGTAACACaaatttcagtttccagtctgAAAACGCTGTCTAACGATGAGATGAGGTGGCAGATATGCTCAAGATAGCATACGCTTCAGTTGgtggagattttttttgatGAGCTGTTGAAGTGGCCTAGAGCGAACCTGCTATttgcacagtacagtacagataTAGTGCATTCAGCTCTATGTGACAGTATGTGCGTAAGCActgaaatttaatttaaattaaattaagatggatgtaaatgacaaaaatgaacaaGCAGCACCTTTTGTGGCATTGTCATGGACACCAGCACAACAGCACCACTGCCTAGAAAGGTTTTAGGGGGGAAACACTccagtgtgtctgtgcacaagataactgtttgtctttttacttttctatagtcctcacagctgctgtcacacaAGCTTCATTACAATCGATGCTCCATAAGATCCTCACTGCTGGACCATCGGCTTTCAATATCACTACTATCCTCTCTCAAGCTGCCCAACTCTCCAACCAAGGTAAACAAAGCCCCCTGCACAAGTCTATGTGTTCCTTTTTAGTTAGCAGAGTTACAGAATAGTTACCCTCATTTACTGTTTCCTGTGAGATTCATTGTTATTGTGAAAGCATCATCTATTTGTGacagtttttatattttattggtATTCAGAGACGTATGTTGCCACTTACCATTTGCATTTTAGCATAGTATTGattcttctgtgtttctgtctttgtgtttctccaGCAGCTCAGCAATCAAACCAGTCACCAATGTCGTTAACATCGGATGCCTCATCCCCTAGGTCCTATGTTTCTCCAAGGATCAGCACACCGCAGACGAATGCTGGTCATCTAAAGCCCCTTCTCAGCACGCAGTCTATCATCTCACAGACAAAAGTAAGTTGAAACAAATCAAGTGTCCTCAGTAACAGTTTGGGTTAGCCAGGATggcaaaaatgtaatatgtatatGGTAGTTAAAATGCTGCAAAGATACAACTGTGCAATGATTGAGACTCTTTTGATGTCATGGATGTTCCAGTAACTAAACGAgtcacagatagaaaaacaaataacagcacCATTGCTCTCTGTGATAAGTTACAGTtactattttgttttgtttttctttggtctCTCTTTAAATCGaaactttgaaatgaaaaataaacgtAGTCATTGTCTCTTCCAccatttttggtttttggaaaactttttaaaaattacAATGACAAAGATCGTACAGGTATTGCGTGTGGATAAGGCCTGAATCGAGCAGAGGACATGTTTTGATTCAGCATTTCTGTCTTGCTGTGTTCAGGTGAACACACCAGCAGTGAAGCAGGCGTCTCATCCACAGCCCACATCCCAGCAGACCCTCTCTAGCGACAAGCAGCACAGTTATGATACCACCACGGCATCCCCGCGCACTCTGCAGCGTCAAGGGTAAGTACCGTCACACAACTCAATTAAGTTCAACACGTGCAACAAGTACAAAGTTAAATAACAAACTGTCTGGGATGCTAAATGAGGACCAATGGATGCTTTTAAGCTGGCTGTTCATATAAGCGGTTTGTTAGtttgaattaattaatatattGTTATTCCTGGTTAATTCACTGTGCAGTGTATCATTGGCAAAGTGTAAGATATGCATCGTATAAgagtttgctttgtttttctgctcgTTAGTGGAAATCATGTTAGCCGTCAAAATATGGGACAATCCATTTCCATCATCTCATGGTGGTGTTTCTTTGACCAACTTCCTTGTGTAGTGTTGTGGCACCATCTGCTGGTCAGTAATggaacaattattattattataacaattattaattcattcattatttttgacaaGATGGTGATGTTTGACCACTTTTGACTTGGCCCAAGAAAGAACACTTTTCAGAGCATATACTAggatttttttaactttaacattGCAAGATAGGGTATTTCtgttatttgttcatttctaATTAAATCaagcactgattttcttttttaatcaagaCACTTATGTGCTGTTGTATATTTATTGATGGTTAATTTATTGACTGAGTGCACAGTTGTTGGGTCAGTTTTTGATTGTTAGTGTTTCCCAACCTTTTTCTTTGAATCAACGCTTGCTTGTGTCCTAGACGAGGTTTAACGTACTGAAACAACGCTACGAAATGCCAAATAGGTCGTATCTTACTACGAAAATGTTGTCTTTCATGTTTGATAATGTCAAGTAAAAAGGTGCGAGCAGAGCAGATTTAGTAGCCTTAACAGAGTTTCCAATTTACTGGTTATTGTAACATTCATATTGtctatttaaatttgacaataaggccttaATGTGttgaattgaaaacaaatgatggTCATTATCACTCATGA
This genomic interval carries:
- the waca gene encoding WW domain-containing adapter protein with coiled-coil isoform X1, with protein sequence MVMYARKQPRLGDGCDRRDSQPYQTLKYSSKSHPGGDHRHEKMRDSSDVTPPCKMVRRSDSPENKHIDNTGHSRAKAVHAHRARNRDGGTSYSPQENSHNHSSLHSSNSHSNPSKTSDTSHEPGDDWSEHISSSGKKYYYNCRTEVSQWEKPKEWLEREHRQKESTKTAVVNSFPKDRDYRRETMQSTAAPTGSKSSQVEKPPTTIATQSQSSSSSSGSLNPSSGPAGSSASTVPVSPVLQSSAPPLLQDPTLLRQLLPALQTALQLNNASVDMGKINEVLTAAVTQASLQSMLHKILTAGPSAFNITTILSQAAQLSNQAAQQSNQSPMSLTSDASSPRSYVSPRISTPQTNAGHLKPLLSTQSIISQTKVNTPAVKQASHPQPTSQQTLSSDKQHSYDTTTASPRTLQRQGSQRSPSPGPNHVASSSSSSANSASAPPTTSSARPCCSFTPTASSARPCCSFTPTLAAHFNENLIKHVQGWPAEHAEKQASRLREEAHTMGSICMSENCTELKNLRSLVRVCEIQATLREQRILFLRQQIKELEKLKNQNSFMV
- the waca gene encoding WW domain-containing adapter protein with coiled-coil isoform X2; protein product: MVMYARKQPRLGDGCDRRDSQPYQTLKYSSKSHPGGDHRHEKMRDSSDVTPPCKMVRRSDSPENKHIDNTGHSRAKAVHAHRARNRDGGTSYSPQENSHNHSSLHSSNSHSNPSKTSDTSHEPGDDWSEHISSSGKKYYYNCRTEVSQWEKPKEWLEREHRQKESTKTAVVNSFPKDRDYRRETMQSTAAPTGSKSSQVEKPPTTIATQSQSSSSSSGSLNPSSGPAGSSASTVPVSPVLQSSAPPLLQDPTLLRQLLPALQTALQLNNASVDMGKINEVLTAAVTQASLQSMLHKILTAGPSAFNITTILSQAAQLSNQAQQSNQSPMSLTSDASSPRSYVSPRISTPQTNAGHLKPLLSTQSIISQTKVNTPAVKQASHPQPTSQQTLSSDKQHSYDTTTASPRTLQRQGSQRSPSPGPNHVASSSSSSANSASAPPTTSSARPCCSFTPTASSARPCCSFTPTLAAHFNENLIKHVQGWPAEHAEKQASRLREEAHTMGSICMSENCTELKNLRSLVRVCEIQATLREQRILFLRQQIKELEKLKNQNSFMV